The Desulfomicrobium orale DSM 12838 genome includes a window with the following:
- the cysS gene encoding cysteine--tRNA ligase: MQLYNSLTRKKEEFVPVNPGKVSMYVCGITAYDYCHIGHARSAVVFDVLVRYLRYLGLEVTFVRNFTDVDDKIINRAHREGTDAETIARTYIDAFYEDMDRLGILRADIEPKATEHIPEMTRLCEELIQKGHAYATPGGDVYFRVRSYSRYGQLSGRNIEELVAGARVEPGDAKEDPLDFALWKGAKPGEPSWPSPWGPGRPGWHIECSAMSGRYLPLPFDIHGGGQDLSFPHHENERAQTEAATGQTFVRYWVHNGFVQIDSEKMSKSLNNFVTIRDILGTCLPETLRFFLISKHYRSPLDYTAEALEEAERALKRIYLTKAAAETHIQGESWTSTPLPPEIVVEITALEVKWDEAMADDMNTAAALGHVFVLLKSMNRILEDKALRKSGAGRDQIRHSLRLLKRWGGVLGLFHMDSQEFLLQLKEIRIRRRNIDPENIEARLAERLAARSAKDFARSDAIRDELLAQGVTIQDTPQGSTWDVE, translated from the coding sequence ATGCAGCTCTACAATAGCCTCACCAGAAAGAAGGAAGAGTTCGTGCCCGTCAATCCGGGCAAGGTGTCCATGTACGTGTGCGGCATCACCGCCTACGACTACTGTCATATCGGCCACGCCCGTTCGGCCGTGGTCTTCGACGTGCTGGTCCGCTATCTCCGCTACCTCGGTCTGGAAGTGACCTTCGTCCGCAACTTCACCGACGTGGACGACAAGATCATAAACCGCGCCCACCGCGAGGGGACCGACGCCGAAACCATCGCCCGGACCTATATCGATGCCTTCTACGAAGACATGGACAGGCTCGGTATCCTCCGCGCGGACATCGAGCCCAAAGCCACGGAGCATATCCCGGAGATGACCCGTCTGTGCGAGGAGCTCATCCAGAAGGGCCACGCCTATGCCACGCCCGGCGGCGACGTTTATTTCCGGGTCCGCTCCTACTCCCGCTATGGTCAGCTTTCGGGCCGCAACATCGAGGAACTGGTGGCCGGAGCCCGGGTGGAACCCGGCGACGCCAAGGAGGACCCGCTGGATTTCGCCCTGTGGAAAGGCGCCAAGCCCGGCGAGCCGTCCTGGCCGAGTCCCTGGGGGCCCGGCAGGCCGGGATGGCATATCGAATGTTCGGCCATGAGCGGCCGCTACCTGCCTCTGCCCTTCGACATCCACGGCGGCGGACAGGATCTGTCCTTCCCGCATCATGAAAACGAACGGGCCCAGACCGAGGCGGCCACAGGCCAGACCTTCGTGCGCTACTGGGTGCACAACGGCTTCGTGCAGATCGACTCGGAAAAGATGTCCAAATCGCTGAACAATTTCGTGACCATCCGGGACATCCTCGGCACCTGTCTGCCGGAAACCCTGCGCTTTTTCCTCATCTCCAAGCATTACCGCAGCCCGCTGGACTACACGGCCGAGGCTCTGGAGGAAGCCGAACGCGCCCTGAAGCGCATCTATCTGACAAAAGCCGCGGCCGAGACTCACATACAGGGCGAATCCTGGACTTCCACTCCCCTGCCCCCGGAAATCGTGGTGGAGATCACGGCTCTGGAAGTGAAATGGGATGAGGCCATGGCCGACGACATGAACACGGCCGCCGCTCTGGGGCATGTTTTCGTGCTGCTTAAAAGCATGAACCGCATTCTGGAGGACAAGGCCCTTAGAAAATCCGGAGCCGGGCGGGACCAGATCCGGCACTCTCTGCGCCTGCTCAAGCGCTGGGGCGGAGTGCTGGGGCTTTTCCACATGGACAGTCAGGAATTTCTCCTCCAGCTGAAGGAAATCCGGATCAGACGGCGCAATATCGATCCGGAAAATATCGAAGCCCGTCTGGCCGAACGTCTGGCCGCCCGCTCGGCCAAGGACTTCGCCCGCTCCGACGCCATCCGCGACGAACTGCTGGCCCAGGGCGTGACCATTCAGGACACACCCCAGGGCTCCACCTGGGACGTGGAGTAG
- the fliR gene encoding flagellar biosynthetic protein FliR, translating to MDLFTLDPHVILTFLFALMRVSLVLFLMPFFGGQTLPAPVKAALCLTLTFALWPRLPLAGHELPAHPFGLALMLASELILGLVLGLAIRFLFAAIQTGGQLIGFQMGFAMVNAVDPDSGVSEAVTAHFLYMVSLLTFLTFNGHLYLLDGLLKSFDFIPPGGINVSHGLASQIFLLSGQIFLLAIQIGAPALAAILLTDLALALVSRAAPQMNVLIIGFPIKIGIGFLFLGIIFEIISLYVEGFISRMPALFTQLINLMR from the coding sequence ATGGACCTCTTCACTCTGGACCCGCATGTCATTCTGACTTTCCTGTTCGCGCTGATGCGCGTCAGCCTGGTCCTGTTTCTCATGCCCTTTTTCGGCGGCCAGACACTGCCCGCTCCGGTCAAGGCAGCCCTGTGCCTGACCCTCACTTTCGCCCTGTGGCCCAGGCTGCCCCTGGCCGGACATGAACTCCCCGCCCATCCTTTCGGTCTGGCCCTCATGCTCGCCTCGGAGCTCATCCTGGGACTTGTCCTTGGTCTGGCCATCCGTTTTCTCTTCGCGGCCATCCAGACCGGCGGCCAACTCATCGGCTTCCAGATGGGTTTTGCCATGGTCAATGCCGTGGACCCGGATTCCGGCGTATCCGAGGCCGTCACCGCCCATTTTCTGTACATGGTCAGTTTGCTGACGTTTCTGACCTTCAATGGCCATCTCTACCTGCTGGACGGCCTGCTCAAATCCTTCGACTTCATTCCGCCGGGAGGCATCAACGTCTCCCACGGGCTGGCCTCCCAGATATTTCTGCTTTCCGGCCAGATTTTTCTGCTGGCCATCCAGATCGGCGCACCGGCCCTGGCCGCCATACTGCTGACCGATCTGGCCCTGGCTCTGGTTTCCCGCGCCGCGCCACAGATGAACGTGCTGATCATCGGCTTTCCCATAAAGATCGGCATCGGCTTTCTTTTTCTGGGCATCATCTTCGAAATCATTTCCCTGTATGTGGAAGGCTTCATCTCCCGCATGCCCGCCCTGTTCACCCAGCTGATCAACCTGATGCGCTGA